The Eleutherodactylus coqui strain aEleCoq1 chromosome 6, aEleCoq1.hap1, whole genome shotgun sequence genome window below encodes:
- the SPEN gene encoding msx2-interacting protein isoform X1: MVRETRHLWVGNLPENVRDDKIIEHFKRYGRVESVKILPKRGSDGGVAAFVDFVDIKSAQKAHNAVNKMGDRDLRTDYNEPCTIPGAARVLDETVSITSRSREVSGFRGGSGGPTYVPPQSLHAREGRYERRLDGASETRERSYEHSAYGHHERGTGGFERTRHYDQDYYRDPRDRTLQHGIYYNSRRSPSRFDAHDPRYESRTREQFTLPSVVHRDIYRNDISREVRGRRPERNYQHSRSRSPHSSQSRNQSPQRLASQASRPARSPSGSGSRSRSSSSDSLSSSSSTSSDSSDSSSTSSDESPARSVQSAAVPAPPSQPLSLSLDKDEPRKSFGIKVQNLPVRSTDTSLKDGLFHEFKKYGKVTSVQIHGVSEERYGLVFFRQQEDQEKALNASKGKLFFGMQIEVTAWVGPETESENEFRPLDERIDEFHPKATRTLFIGNLEKTTTHLDLQNVFQRFGEIVDIDVKKVNGVPQYAFLQYCDITSVCKAIKKMDGEYLGNNRLKLGFGKSMPTNCVWIDGLSSSVTEQYLTRHFSRYGPVLKVVYDRFKGMALILYNEIEFAQAAVKETKGRKIGGNIVKVDFANQESQLAFYGSMESSGQDIRDIYEIISERRSDETRRGSYHEFPSTERPYYDTVRTAGTYQEETRREYPARSREFYPDWESYQGDYYEQRYYEESREYRDYRDPFEQDIQEYSYRRERERERERFETDRARDSERRQIERSQSPTHSRRPQSPAASPSQSERITSDPEHRIYSHSPDRSGSCSSVSPSRFDKIDKTRTDRYIKSDKIEKERTFDSDRSDKEKRLLRKEKTEKGEKDKSDRSKRKSKNHSTSSQSSETDQDNEKEPSLEKQKGSAKQLVKEKNDKDCTSKNRLDLMPCVVLTRVNEKEGKVFDTPGIDKASKNKIDGESIKSPSSDQKIQMIRLEQPKFEQLKAESARTKVPKEKLLSSHIEVVDKEGKPKLKKHLKLEQPTEGAMAADLDKLEARKRRFADANLKCERQKIDVRRSNQDEDDSRLGLRKPPEPVSSRDFTIGREADFERKASRKDLLKRDGRKNKSERLFTINSPKDGQDLLSVAVSGRSNLDLPFRLGESVDEQFESPEQASKKMTFMKNIQRHALLSEDIDKDSPKDDRKLYSHLSREPVGMERSETEEKLAIDIDHTQSYRKQMEQNRKLKQQMELEILKSEKFRSPNKEAEEYERRSLVHEVGKPPQDVTDDSPPTKKKKNDHLDYEITKPERHYRSSRQISDESERMACSPGMRPFAFNEDDYTVGSPRLIPLKEFKESPHVDEKNTFSNVAFKDEHFKLLSGESIKRENITEPSKGKLIAMSPEEEYSKWDNQLKQDSNRVDISFPSNIIKREAIRKRPRDLEPGEVQSDSDEDSDPKPLSPKVSSLLDCSRFSFLLRDGEDKLRDKEDRLTGSLERNKFYSFALDKTITPDTKALLERAKSLSSSREENWSFLDWDSRFANFRSNKDKEKVDSAPRPIPSWYMKKKKIKTDSDGKLDDKKEDHKEEEQEKQELFASRFLHSSIFEQDSKRLQHLEKKEEDTDIGMFRPYGRQLSSDGISYASDLVQEPVVLFHSRFVELTKMQQKEKEKEQKPKEIEKVEEKEIRPKTPESTPECKEREIKSPVSVVPTPVTLPQQELVAPIQEKVSADKTPPHSPETVEEKLAEPCEPPVEEPKLPTMVTPIPASTHPPLPGEATQVVGETETQPTTPHVLEITSTEQPSYLDTKPPTPGASFSDMSADPVTEPKKDLPAVSPSKLDKKIEEPIEALEETPVFTSSETDVCQKSETLPDEAEPLIAENDIEVEPLNAVKNKKAAKGKRSNASDKPATRKSVRIDREKRNRSASPRGEPQKLIEIKSEHERGSRSTAKSPSAVPEPDVPEPGFSRRLRKGRPVYSVTGDNDGVSSTKESTETPRSTRKRPEKEVTEAPVIAPSTPRRGRPPKVRKKVVGDVSPIKAETIRQENEASESKETIENAKPVEGWRSPRSQKLAQSNSPLSSSQQGKKSKNDPVPQAQESLAETSEDGNGTTEPQAEESCKTRLDKEEISAVDPDVKDVEPEKCHAEKPIEMPDKKISLEKGTKPKVGRPKNPKNIPHLKKVEIRLNAVDVKDAFRQHEDTEPVVVSPVKIKSPQKEDNVSPPFTNPPETTSSETADKDTVKESKISSEAVQLARQIELEQAVENIEKITETAAIPAYKESQSGEVSETRSEEDGDKPAHQASETELAAAIGSIICDISTDTETFPPAPTYPAEREAEIPSETTTAAAASQPDDLQPETDQAVNLILQADTTPSSDSATPAPVVPEQTESLESKEPCVGFNESSNSAKECESLRGVPPKQKGRGKGCRKKRKIGVKTRDTMQSSVIVHENVQGKSPAKDEKVSSDEGPKEQPGEETASSNPDNPAVDINLNSSSDTISKEGDEEFKDEELSGATNLSDSPQPLYIDDVSQSSFKLRSSTESAPVTPPSVTVPTVLSTTPGKTGAPVSSSPLAHSAPTIMSDWIVRHEENSSISTPPPAMPPDTKASDVDTSSSTLRKILMEPKYVSSASNTPSIVTAAISDPVPASHVEEPTHPQVEAIKPVSEEKSTVPLTNTVVPPAAEAPAFQEKGAIVAHKATSVISRMPPSFDPDDLPRITLAKHPQHQPAPHCIPSQKIKVRQNANDSRASMKPTMTVIEERPTETGPSPGLRVNTSQGVMLLSYSGQKTEGPQRISAKISQIPPASAVDIEIQQSVSKSQIKQEPLGPSQMLPKGPPTPSGYPQYNTSPVISSIKQERSSLEKSESSHISVPNASTQTGAVKVLAQNAAPVLMHSQMLPGQMVPSGKKITEVMTESKVLQNTNMSPHHPSLSSKIQPEANHVASGSNTPTDRALPHLNIKQEPHSPCTASHSPSPFARSCHPSVTASSALTNNASVMLGSGLPVPPYIPSMHPEQTVIMPPHSVTQPVSLGHLSQGDVRINTPPLPAMQYGIRPEALHSPRAAMQPQMDVRPQRSSTPQPATIREVVLPTLSSQHAADEDMHYHHPVGRGSAHVQSEVLMMQHDYRMPTPGRRLDPYSVPQDVILSRDGRIVVHSHISAVGEHHQESRRSRTPEGPVKTPPASKTPQPVKELAKQPDIKLTHSQHNDARMLSGLSLSQPVVVSHGVPLIHPSGSSFHDYRPVYTDIPNYYPAAQLSHPQFSSASAMGLQSRSMTPSQGGPDSEHSHSNPPGRSKTPQIGQDPKVAQSSVNEAHHAALSRHTGQIESHIQHLQRASVDTSQTSYPSPVTISLKQDLPSPHQSQKQATFMSSTASALQRSDVQSLPKQEPPQRSVDMVQLLTKYPIVWQGLLALKNDTAAVQLHFVSGNNVLAHRSLPAPEGGPPLRIAQRMRLEATQLEGVARRMMVESDYCLLLALPCGRDQEDVVNQTESLKAAFITYLQAKQAAGIINVPNPGSNQPAYVLQIFPPCEFSESHLSRLAPDLLASISNISPHLMIVIASA, encoded by the exons cagtgattccagcagcacctccagtgacGAGTCTCCAGCGAGGTCCGTGCAATCTGCAGCAGTCCCCGCACCTCCTTCACAGCCACTCTCCTTATCTCTGGATAAAGATGAACCTCGCAAAAGTTTTGGGATCAAAGTTCAGAATCTCCCTGTGCGCTCGACAG ATACAAGCCTTAAAGATGGACTTTTTCATGAGTTCAAGAAGTACGGAAAAGTCACGTCAGTGCAGATACATGGCGTATCTGAGGAGCGATATGGTCTGGTCTTTTTCAGGCAGCAAGAAGATCAGGAGAAAGCACTTAATGCCTCAAAAGGCAAACTGTTCTTTGGAATGCAGATAGAAGTGACAGCATGGGTAGGACCAG AAACAGAAAGTGAAAATGAATTCCGGCCTTTGGATGAGCGAATAGATGAATTTCACCCCAAGGCCACTAGAACTCTCTTCATTGGCAACTTGGAGAAAACCACAACCCACCTAGATCTACAGAACGTTTTTCAGAGATTTGGGGAGATTGTG GATATTGACGTTAAGAAGGTGAATGGTGTACCTCAGTATGCGTTTTTGCAGTACTGCGATATTACAAGTGTCTGTAAAGCCATTAAGAAGATGGACGGAGAATATCTGGGAAACAACCGGCTGAAG CTTGGTTTTGGGAAAAGTATGCCTACCAACTGTGTGTGGATAGATGGGCTGTCTTCAAGTGTCACCGAGCAGTATTTAACTCGCCATTTTAGCCGTTACGGACCTGTGCTTAAG GTGGTGTATGATCGCTTTAAAGGCATGGCCCTGATTCTCTACAATGAGATTGAATTTGCCCAAGCAGCTGTAAAAGAGACCAAGGGGAGGAAGATTGGTGGGAATATCGTTAAG GTGGATTTTGCAAACCAAGAAAGCCAGTTGGCTTTTTATGGTTCCATGGAGTCTTCAGGACAGGACATTCGGGATATCTATGAAATAATATCGGAAAGACG AAGCGATGAGACCCGAAGAGGATCATACCATGAATTTCCTTCCACGGAACGACCTTATTATGATACTGTCCGGACTGCGGGGACATACCAGGAGGAAACTAGAAGAGAGTACCCTGCTAGGAGCAGAGAATTCTACCCAGACTGGGAGTCATACCAAGGCGATTATTATGAGCAGCGATACTATGAGGAGTCAAGAGAATATAGAGACTACAGGGATCCATTTGAACAGGACATCCAGGAATATAGTTACAGACGGGAAAGAGAACGGGAGCGAGAACGTTTTGAGACAGATCGAGCGCGGGATAGTGAGCGGAGACAGATAGAACGTAGCCAAAGTCCAACCCATTCAAGAAGACCTCAGAGTCCTGCAGCATCCCCATCACAGTCTGAAAGAATTACCAGTGACCCAGAACATAGAATTTACAGTCACTCCCCTGACCGAAGTGGAAGTTGTAGTTCAGTCTCCCCTTCAAGgtttgacaaaattgacaaaactAGGACTGATCGCTATATAAAAAGTGACAAAATAGAAAAGGAGCGCACTTTTGATTCAGATCGATCTGATAAAGAGAAGCGGCTACTGCGTAAGGAAAAGACAGAGAAAGGTGAAAAAGACAAATCCGATAGGTCAAAGCGAAAGTCCAAAAATCATTCAACAAGTTCCCAGTCTTCTGAAACAGATCAAGATAATGAAAAGGAGCCCAgcttagagaaacagaaaggcagtgCCAAGCAGCTGGTAAAAGAGAAAAATGATAAGGACTGTACATCTAAAAACCGTTTGGACCTCATGCCTTGTGTTGTTCTTACAAGAGTAAATGAAAAGGAAGGGAAAGTTTTTGATACTCCTGGCATAGATAAAGCTTCAAAGAACAAGATAGATGGCGAGTCTATAAAGTCCCCTTCATCAGATCAGAAAATTCAGATGATCAGACTTGAGCAGCCCAAGTTTGAGCAACTTAAAGCTGAATCTGCAAGAACTAAGGTGCCAAAAGAGAAGTTACTATCCAGCCACATTGAAGTTGTGGACAAGGAAGGCAAACCGAAACTAAAAAAGCACTTAAAGTTGGAGCAACCTACAGAGGGTGCCATGGCTGCTGATTTGGACAAGTTAGAAGCTCGTAAAAGACGCTTCGCCGACGCTAACTTGAAATGTGAACGGCAAAAAATTGACGTTCGAAGGAGTAACCAAGATGAGGATGACAGCCGTTTAGGTTTAAGGAAACCCCCTGAGCCTGTATCTTCAAGAGACTTCACCATAGGGCGGGAGGCTGATTTTGAAAGAAAAGCTTCTAGGAAGGATCTTTTGAAGAGAGACGGTCGGAAAAACAAATCTGAAAGACTTTTCACTATTAACAGCCCCAAAGATGGCCAAGATCTGTTGTCTGTTGCGGTGTCTGGGCGTTCAAATTTGGATCTGCCGTTTCGTTTAGGAGAATCAGTAGACGAACAGTTTGAATCTCCAGAACAAGCTTCTAAAAAGATGACCTTCATGAAAAATATTCAGCGGCATGCACTCTTGTCAGAAGATATTGATAAAGACTCCCCTAAAGATGACAGAAAACTTTACAGTCATCTTTCAAGAGAACCAGTGGGCATGGAAAGATCAGAAACGGAAGAAAAACTTGCAATTGACATTGATCACACTCAGAGTTACAGAAAACAGATGGAGCAAAACCGCAAGCTGAAGCAACAGATGGAACTAGAGATTTTGAAGTCTGAAAAATTCAGAAGTCCAAATAAAGAAGCAGAGGAATATGAAAGACGCAGCCTCGTGCATGAAGTTGGGAAGCCTCCACAAGATGTCACCGATGACTCCCctccaactaaaaaaaaaaagaatgatcaTTTGGATTATGAAATTACCAAACCAGAAAGACACTATAGAAGTTCTCGCCAGATAAGCGATGAATCTGAAAGAATGGCTTGTTCTCCGGGAATGCGACCTTTTGCATTTAATGAGGATGATTATACAGTTGGCTCCCCAAGATTAATACCGCTCAAAGAATTCAAAGAGTCACCCCATGTAGATGAAAAGAACACATTTTCTAATGTGGCTTTTAAAGATGAACATTTTAAATTGCTATCTGGTGAGTCTATCAAGAGGGAAAATATTACTGAGCCTTCCAAAGGTAAATTAATTGCTATGAGCCCCGAAGAAGAATATAGCAAATGGGATAACCAACTTAAACAAGATAGCAACAGAGTGGATATTAGCTTTCCTAGCAACATTATTAAAAGAGAGGCCATTAGAAAGCGTCCCAGAGACCTAGAACCTGGGGAAGTTCAATCAGACTCTGATGAAGATAGTGATCCCAAACCGCTTTCCCCCAAAGTTTCTTCTCTATTAGACTGTTCAAGGTTCTCTTTTTTATTACGGGATGGAGAAGATAAGTTAAGAGACAAGGAAGATCGACTGACTGGTTCATTGGAAAGAAATAAGTTTTAttcatttgcactagataaaacTATCACCCCAGATACAAAAGCCTTATTAGAGAGGGCAAAATCACTATCTTCGTCTCGTGAAGAAAATTGGTCTTTTTTAGACTGGGATTCCAGGTTTGCAAATTTTCGCAGTAATAAAGACAAAGAGAAAGTTGACTCTGCCCCAAGGCCTATACCATCGTggtacatgaaaaaaaagaaaatcaaaacagATTCTGATGGTAAATTGGATGACAAAAAAGAAGACCACAAGGAAGAAGAGCAAGAAAAGCAAGAACTTTTTGCCTCTCGTTTCCTTCACAGTTCAATCTTTGAACAAGACTCAAAAAGACTCCAGCActtggaaaagaaagaagaagatacAGATATAGGCATGTTTCGTCCTTATGGCCGACAGCTTTCTTCCGATGGGATCAGTTATGCTTCAGACCTTGTTCAAGAACCAGTGGTCCTATTTCATAGTCGATTTGTTGAGCTCACAAAGatgcagcaaaaagagaaagaaaaagaacaaaagcCAAAAGAGATAGAAAAAGTTGAAGAAAAAGAGATTCGACCAAAAACTCCTGAGTCTACGCCAGAGTGCAAAGAACGAGAGATTAAGTCACCAGTGTCTGTTGTGCCAACACCAGTAACACTTCCCCAACAAGAGCTTGTAGCACCAATCCAAGAAAAAGTCTCTGCTGACAAAACACCACCGCATTCTCCTGAGACAGTAGAAGAGAAGCTAGCTGAACCTTGTGAACCACCTGTTGAGGAACCCAAACTGCCCACTATGGTCACCCCTATTCCTGCATCGACCCATCCACCTCTTCCAGGCGAAGCTACTCAAGTTGTTGGAGAAACTGAGACACAGCCTACTACCCCACATGTACTTGAAATTACAAGTACAGAACAGCCCTCCTACTTGGACACAAAGCCACCAACACCAGGAGCTTCCTTTTCCGATATGAGTGCTGACCCAGTCACTGAACCGAAGAAGGATTTGCCCGCTGTTTCTCCTTCCAAGCTTGATAAAAAGATAGAAGAACCCATTGAGGCCTTAGAAGAAACGCCTGTTTTTACAAGTAGTGAGACAGATGTATGCCAGAAATCAGAGACTCTCCCAGATGAAGCTGAACCTCTTATTGCTGAAAATGACATAGAAGTAGAACctcttaatgctgtaaaaaataaaaaggctgCTAAAGGCAAAAGGTCAAATGCTTCAGATAAGCCAGCCACTAGAAAAAGTGTCCGGATTGACCGTGAGAAGCGTAATAGGTCGGCATCCCCACGCGGAGAGCCGCAGAAACTTATTGAAATAAAAAGCGAACATGAAAGAGGTTCGAGGAGCACTGCAAAATCTCCAAGTGCTGTTCCAGAACCTGATGTCCCAGAACCAGGTTTTTCTCGAAGACTTAGAAAAGGTAGGCCTGTTTATAGTGTCACAGGAGATAATGATGGGGTGTCTTCAACTAAAGAGTCTACAGAGACGCCCCGATCTACAAGAAAGAGACCAGAAAAAGAAGTTACAGAAGCTCCGGTTATTGCTCCTTCCACTCCAAGAAGAGGACGGCCACCAAAGGTTCGCAAGAAAGTGGTCGGTGATGTATCTCCTATCAAAGCAGAGACGATAAGACAAGAGAATGAAGCTTCAGAAAGTAAAGAAACAATTGAAAATGCAAAACCAGTAGAGGGGTGGCGTTCTCCACGTTCTCAAAAACTGGCTCAGAGCAATTCTCCATTGTCCAGTAGCCAACAGGGTAAAAAGAGTAAAAATGACCCAGTACCACAGGCCCAGGAGAGTTTAGCAGAAACCAGTGAAGATGGCAATGGCACAACTGAGCCACAGGCTGAAGAGTCCTGCAAAACAAGATTAGACAAGGAAGAAATTAGTGCTGTTGATCCAGATGTAAAAGATGTAGAGCCAGAGAAATGTCATGCAGAGAAACCTATTGAAATGCCTGACAAGAAAATATCTCTGGAGAAAGGTACAAAACCCAAAGTTGGAAGGCCAAAAAATCCCAAAAATATTCCTCATTTGAAGAAGGTAGAAATTCGTCTTAATGCTGTTGATGTGAAGGATGCTTTCAGGCAACATGAGGATACAGAACCCGTGGTTGTTTCTCCTGTTAAGATCAAAAGCCCTCAGAAAGAAGATAATGTTTCTCCCCCATTTACAAATCCCCCTGAAACTACATCCTCTGAAACTGCTGACAAAGATACGGTCAAAGAATCCAAGATTTCATCTGAAGCTGTGCAGCTGGCACGACAGATAGAACTGGAGCAAGCCGTCGAAAACATCGAGAAGATCACCGAAACTGCTGCCATTCCAGCTTATAAAGAATCCCAAAGTGGGGAAGTATCTGAGACTCGTTCAGAAGAGGATGGGGATAAACCCGCTCACCAGGCCAGTGAAACAGAATTGGCGGCAGCTATTGGATCCATTATATGTGACATTTCTACTGACACAGAAACCTTTCCTCCTGCTCCAACATATCCAGCTGAAAGGGAAGCTGAAATTCCTTCTGAAACAACTACAGCTGCTGCTGCTTCCCAGCCAGATGACTTGCAGCCTGAGACAGACCAGGCAGTAAATCTCATCTTACAGGCTGATACTACTCCTAGCTCTGACTCTGCAACTCCTGCACCTGTGGTACCTGAGCAGACAGAATCGCTTGAAAGTAAAGAGCCATGTGTTGGCTTCAATGAATCATCGAATTCTGCCAAAGAATGTGAATCTTTACGGGGTGTCCCTCCAAAACAAAAGGGTCGTGGTAAAGGATGCAGGAAAAAGCGAAAAATTGGTGTTAAGACCCGTGACACCATGCAGAGCAGTGTGATCGTACATGAGAATGTTCAAGGCAAATCTCCTGCAAAAGATGAAAAGGTCTCCTCAGATGAAGGTCCAAAAGAGCAACCTGGTGAGGAAACTGCATCCTCCAACCCTGATAATCCAGCTGTGGATATAAACCTGAATTCATCTTCTGACACAATTTCGAAGGAAGGAGATGAGGAGTTTAAAGATGAAGAATTGTCAGGTGCTACCAATTTGAGTGATTCGCCCCAACCTCTTTACATCGATGATGTTAGTCAGAGCAGTTTCAAGCTACGTTCAAGTACTGAGAGCGCCCCAGTTACTCCTCCAAGTGTAACTGTTCCTACGGTTCTGTCTACTACCCCAGGGAAAACTGGAGCTCCAGTGTCCTCGTCCCCTCTTGCACATTCAGCTCCAACAATTATGTCTGACTGGATTGTTAGGCATGAAGAGAATTCTTCCATTTCTACTCCACCTCCTGCAATGCCCCCTGATACAAAGGCTTCTGATGTGGATACAAGTTCGAGCACCTTAAGAAAGATATTAATGGAACCAAAATACGTGTCCTCAGCCAGCAACACCCCAAGTATCGTCACAGCAGCTATCTCTGACCCTGTCCCTGCGTCACATGTTGAAGAGCCCACTCATCCTCAAGTAGAAGCTATAAAGCCAGTATCTGAAGAAAAATCGACTGTTCCTCTTACTAACACGGTAGTCCCACCAGCGGCTGAGGCCCCAGCTTTTCAAGAGAAGGGGGCTATAGTGGCCCACAAGGCTACTTCCGTTATTAGCAGAATGCCTCCTAGTTTTGATCCTGATGATTTGCCAAGGATAACATTGGCAAAGCATCCACAACATCAGCCTGCTCCACATTGCATCCCATCTCAGAAGATTAAGGTGAGACAAAATGCTAATGACAGTCGGGCCAGCATGAAGCCAACAATGACCGTAATAGAGGAACGACCCACTGAAACTGGGCCAAGCCCTGGACTCCGAGTGAACACATCACAAGGAGTAATGCTATTAAGTTACTCTGGTCAGAAAACAGAGGGGCCGCAACGAATcagtgcaaaaatcagccagatTCCCCCAGCGAGTGCTGTTGATATAGAGATTCAGCAGTCTGTGTCAAAGTCCCAAATCAAGCAGGAACCACTGGGTCCATCTCAGATGTTGCCAAAAGGACCTCCGACTCCTTCGGGTTACCCACAGTACAACACCTCACCAGTCATCTCGAGCATAAAACAAGAACGGTCATCACTGGAGAAATCTGAATCGAGCCACATTAGTGTTCCTAATGCATCCACGCAAACTGGAGCAGTGAAAGTGCTTGCCCAGAACGCCGCTCCGGTTTTAATGCACAGCCAGATGCTACCTGGTCAGATGGTTCCTTCTGGTAAAAAGATAACTGAGGTGATGACAGAGTCTAAAGTGCTTCAGAATACTAATATGAGCCCCCACCATCCTTCGTTATCGAGCAAGATTCAACCAGAGGCAAACCATGTGGCTTCTGGATCCAACACGCCTACAGACAGGGCTCTTCCACATCTAAATATTAAGCAAGAGCCTCATTCACCTTGCACTGCTAGTCATTCACCATCTCCATTTGCCAGGTCTTGTCACCCCAGTGTTACAGCTTCCTCTGCCTTAACTAACAATGCCTCAGTTATGCTGGGTTCAGGGTTACCAGTGCCTCCATACATCCCAAGCATGCACCCGGAACAAACCGTTATTATGCCACCTCACAGTGTAACGCAGCCTGTGTCTCTAGGGCACTTGTCTCAAGGTGATGTCAGAATCAATACCCCGCCTCTGCCAGCGATGCAGTATGGTATACGACCAGAAGCACTTCATTCTCCAAGAGCAGCTATGCAACCTCAGATGGATGTCAGGCCTCAGAGATCCAGCACTCCACAGCCAGCGACTATTCGAGAAGTGGTACTGCCTACATTGTCTTCCCAGCACGCTGCAGATGAGGACATGCATTACCACCATCCTGTGGGCCGAGGTTCAGCTCATGTTCAATCTGAAGTCCTGATGATGCAGCATGACTACCGTATGCCAACACCAGGGAGGCGCTTAGATCCTTATAGTGTTCCACAAGATGTCATTTTGTCTCGTGATGGACGCATAGTAGTGCACTCTCACATTTCTGCCGTTGGTGAACACCATCAAGAGTCTAGGCGATCCCGAACCCCTGAAGGTCCGGTAAAGACTCCTCCTGCCAGTAAAACGCCACAACCTGTGAAGGAATTGGCCAAACAACCTGATATCAAACTAACTCATTCCCAACACAATGATGCCAGAATGCTGAGCGGCTTGAGCTTATCTCAGCCAGTCGTAGTATCACATGGTGTGCCTCTCATCCATCCTTCTGGGAGCTCATTTCACGACTATCGACCAGTGTACACAGACATCCCGAACTATTATCCAGCTGCTCAGCTTTCCCATCCTCAGTTCTCTAGTGCTTCAGCCATGGGTTTACAGTCACGGAGTATGACCCCATCCCAG GGAGGTCCTGACAGTGAACATTCACACTCAAATCCACCCGGTCGAAGCAAAACACCACAAATCGGTCAAGATCCTAAGGTAGCGCAGTCATCGGTTAATGAGGCTCATCATGCAGCCCTTAGCAGGCATACTGGTCAGATTGAGTCTCACATTCAGCACCTACAGAGAGCGTCAGTGGATACATCTCAGACCTCCTATCCGTCTCCGGTTACCATCAGTCTAAAACAAGATCTGCCCTCCCCTCACCAGTCTCAGAAGCAGGCCACCTTCATGTCCTCGACAGCCAGTGCTCTCCAACGGTCAGATGTCCAATCTCTTCCCAAACAAGAACCTCCACAAAGATCAGTGGACATGGTGCAGCTATTGACG AAATACCCAATTGTCTGGCAGGGTCTCCTAGCGCTGAAGAACGACACAGCTGCGGTACAGTTGCACTTTGTTTCCGGGAATAACGTGTTGGCGCACAGGTCTCTACCAGCCCCAGAGGGAGGACCCCCACTGAGGATTGCTCAGCGCATGCGACTTGAAGCCACTCAGCTAGAAGGGGTTGCTCGCCGCATGATG GTGGAGAGCGACTACTGCTTGTTACTTGCTCTTCCATGTGGTCGTGACCAGGAGGATGTGGTCAACCAGACAGAATCGCTGAAAGCCGCATTCATCACTTACTTACAGGCAAAGCAGGCTGCTGGCATCATCAACGTGCCCAATCCAGGGTCCAACCAG CCGGCCTATGTCCTGCAGATCTTCCCACCGTGTGAATTTTCCGAAAGTCACTTGTCCCGCCTTGCACCGGACTTACTAGCCAGCATCTCCAACATCTCTCCTCATCTAATGATCGTCATTGCATCGGCATGA